GCCGACGACCCCGGAACCGACGACGACGGGGACGACGCCGGTTCGACGGCGGACTCGGGCGAGCGGGGCGACTCGAGCGACCGGGGCGACTCGAGCGACCGGGGCGGGTTGACGCGCGAGCGCGCGGACTTCGACGTGGTCGCCGAGAACACGGAGGTCGACTCGATCCCCTACGAGAACGCGGCGGCGTTCCTCGCGAACACGCTGTACGCGGTTCCGCCGGCGAACACGCGCTTCGAGTGGGTCGCGTTCGAGACCGAGGCCGAGGACCCGACGCCGGACTGGGACCTCGACGTCGACTGGTAGCGACGTTCGGTTCGAGCGCGACGCGGCGGGTGCAGCGAGCGGTGAGAGCGGACGTGGACGTGGACGTGGACGAGAATCGGAACGCGTGGGTTTCAGCGGAACGTTTAATCTGTGGCAGGTGCCTACGGTGACGTATGGTAGCCGCATCCGGCTCCGGTGGGAGCGTCGACGAGCACGCCACGACTCCGGGAGTCGGCTTCTTCTTCGCAGCGGCGTGAGCGCGGTGGACGTTCGAGTGCGACCGCATCGCGGGGAACCGCGCCTGCGGTCGTCTTCGGGCTCGAAACCGCTCTCGTCGCGAGTAGGAACTGATAACTGACCGAGTAGCGGATACGCACACAAGATCGATGGAACTGAAAGCGACACACGTCGCGGTCCTGGAGACCGCGGACGCGACCGAGCCGCGGTCGGTCGACGCGATCGCCGACGAGTCCGGGGAACCGCCGGAGTCCGTCGTCGGCGCGGCGTTCGACCTGGCCGAGCGCGGGCTCGTCGACGTGACCGAGCGCGTCGAGGAGTCGGTGGCCCTGACCGCGGAAGGCGAGAGGTATCGTGACGCGGGCCTCCCGGAGGTCCGATTGTACCGAGCGGCGAAGGCGGCCGGTGCGACCGGCGACGAGGCGGTGCCGATGGGCGAGGTCATCGGCGCGAGCGACCTCGGCGACGCCGTGGACATCGCGCTCGCGAACTACGCCCGGAAGGGGTACGGCGTCGTCGAGAGCGGCGAGATCACTGCCGACGCGGACGCGGCCCCGGACGCGGACCCGGAGGCGGCGGCGCTCGACGCGGTCGCTGCTGGCGAGGCCGTCGACGACGACGTCCGCGAGAACCTCGAGCGCCGGAACCTCGTCGAGGTGACAGAGCGCACGCTCCGGTTCGTGGAACTGACCGAGGACGGCGTCACCGCGCTCATGGAGGGCGTGGAGGCGACCGACGCCGTCGGTCAGGTGACGCCGGAGCTGCTGTCCTCGGGCGAGTGGCGCGAAGCGGAGTTCGCCGAGTACGACGTCGAGGCGGACGCGGACGTCGAGTACGGCGGGAAGGAGCACGTGCTTCGCCAGACCGCCGAGCGCGTGAAGGACGTCCTCGTCGGGATGGGTTTCGAGGAGATGGACGGCCCGCACGCGGACGCGGAGTTCTGGATCAACGACTGCCTGTTCATGCCCCAGGACCATCCCGCTCGCACGCACTGGGACCAGTTCGCGCTCGACGTGCCGCCGATGCAGGACCTCCCCGAAGAGCTCATGGCGCGCGTCGAGGACGCGCACCGGAACGGCGTCGGCGAGGACGGCGACGGCTATCACTCGCCGTGGGGCGAGGAGATGGCGCGCGGCGTCGACCTGCGCGGGCACACCACATCGCTGTCCATGCGATACCTCTCCGGGCACGCGGTCGGCGACCTGGAACCGCCCCAGCGGTACTTCTCCGTGGAGAAGGTGTACCGGAACGATACCCTGGACGCGACGCACCTCCTGGAGTTCTTCCAGATCGAGGGCTGGGTGATGGCCGAAGACCTCAGCGTGCGCGACCTCATGGGGACGTTCGAGGAGTTCTACGCGCAGTTCGGCATCACGGACATCGAGTTCAAGCCCCACTACAATCCCTACACGGAGCCGAGCTTCGAGCTGTTCGGCGAGCACCCGGAGACCGGCGAGGTCGTCGAGATCGGGAACTCGGGGCTGTTCCGCGAGGAGGTCCTGTCGCCGCTGGGCGTGGACTGTGACGTGATGGCGTGGGGGCTCGCGCTGGAGCGCCTGCTGATGCTCACGCACGGGTTCGAGGACATCCGTGACGTGCACGGGACGCTCGTCGACCTCGAGTTCCTCCGCGACGAGGAGGTGGTGTACTGATGCCCGTCGTCGACGTGCATCCCGACGAGCTACGGGAGCTGACGGGTCACGAAGAGAAATCGGACGAGGAGCTCAAGGACGACCTGTTCGGGCTCGGCCTCGAGTTCGAG
Above is a genomic segment from Halorubellus sp. JP-L1 containing:
- a CDS encoding phenylalanine--tRNA ligase subunit alpha; this translates as MELKATHVAVLETADATEPRSVDAIADESGEPPESVVGAAFDLAERGLVDVTERVEESVALTAEGERYRDAGLPEVRLYRAAKAAGATGDEAVPMGEVIGASDLGDAVDIALANYARKGYGVVESGEITADADAAPDADPEAAALDAVAAGEAVDDDVRENLERRNLVEVTERTLRFVELTEDGVTALMEGVEATDAVGQVTPELLSSGEWREAEFAEYDVEADADVEYGGKEHVLRQTAERVKDVLVGMGFEEMDGPHADAEFWINDCLFMPQDHPARTHWDQFALDVPPMQDLPEELMARVEDAHRNGVGEDGDGYHSPWGEEMARGVDLRGHTTSLSMRYLSGHAVGDLEPPQRYFSVEKVYRNDTLDATHLLEFFQIEGWVMAEDLSVRDLMGTFEEFYAQFGITDIEFKPHYNPYTEPSFELFGEHPETGEVVEIGNSGLFREEVLSPLGVDCDVMAWGLALERLLMLTHGFEDIRDVHGTLVDLEFLRDEEVVY